The stretch of DNA GTCTCTTGACCATGGGTCTCCTCGCTGTGGGTCTCCTCCCCATCAGTATTCTTGCCTTGAGACTCCTCGCCATGAGACTTCTCTTGGTCATAGATTTTCTGGTTTGTGTTGAGGTCTTCGCTGGTAGCAAAAAATTGTCTGAACTCCTTACATTTGTTCCGCGCTTGCTCTTTAGCATACTGCTCTTGGGCATAACTTGTTTGAGGGTCAGTAGGGGCCAAGCTGCGAATGACAGACCATTCATAGTTTCTGCTTCCAGAGGGCTTCTCTCTATCATGAATCTTCTGGTGCTCAGTGAGGTCAGAGCTATGAGCAAAGCACTCCCCACACTCCTGACATTCATAGAGCATCCCTCGAGGGCGAAATGTTTGTTCACCAAAAGGCAGAGAGTGAATTACAGAGGTCTCATTGCTCCTATGctcaatgtatttctttttagcacgAGCCTTCTGGTATTCACGGACATTTGAGCTGGGAACAGAGAATTCGCCATCCTTCTTAAACTCACCAGATCCCTCTCCAGGAACACTTTTCTGAGGTTTGGCACGGGATACACTCTGTATGACAGAGTCTTCATAGTTGCGATTCTTACTGCCCCCTTCACAAGGGTTCTCTCTGGCAGGAATCTTCTGTCGCTTATCATTAAGGTCTGAGATATAAATGGAGGATTCTCCCTTCTCATTAGATTCCACCAATTCATTTCCATTGTGACTTCTTGGAGGTTTGGAAGCCACTAAGCTATGGATAACAGACCTACTGTATTCCCTTCCTTCAGAGGTGTTCCCTCCAGCACGAACTCTCTGATGGTTGATAGCATCGAAGCTCTGAATGGTAGActctgccattacttttggtttACTGGGCCCTGCTACACTGTGACTTTTCTGAGCTTCCACAGAGGCTAAGCTATGAATAACAGACCTCTCATATGATTTTGCCTCATAGACATTTTCCTTAGTGGGAATCTTCTGGTTTTCATAGGGGTTAGAGCTAATGGTGAATGCCTTTTCGTCCTCATCACTTTCAAGAGGTCTTGTTATAGTATGACTCTTCTGAGATTCAGTGAATGGCCCACTATGAATGACAGATTTCTCATACCCTCTGCCTTCAAAGAGGTTCTTTCGAGAATGAATTTTCTGATGCTCACTGAGCTCTGAGCTTTGCATAAAGGCATCCCGGCCATCTGTAAAGTCATAGAGCTTCTCcttattgtaagttttctgacGCCTTTTAAGGGACTGACCAGGAATAAAGGTTTCCTCACACACTTTACCCTTGTTTTCAAATGGGTTCCCTCTAGTATGGATTTTCTGATGTTCTTTCAGGGATGAGCTATGAAGGAAAGTCTCCCCACACACCTTACATTCGTACATTTTCTCTTTACCATACATTTTCTGAAACTCATtaagggctgggctgggcctAAAGGTTTCCCCGCGCTCACGTTCACGTTCATGTTCACGCTCATTATCTTTGTCATCCCCAAAGTGGATTTTCTGGTGCTCAATCAGGGCAGAACTATGAAGGAAGGTTTCCTTACACACCCTGCACTCGTAGAATTTGTCTTTGCCATATATTTTCTGAAGCTCACTAAAGGTGGGGCTAGGCATGAAGGCTTCCTCACATTCCTGATTCTTACATTCCACAAGATAACCTCTAGCATGAATCTTCCGATGTTCAGCCAAGGCGGCACTCTTATTGAAGGTCTCTCCACAGTCCTTACATTCAAAACGTTTCCCTCCAACCTGACTTTTCTGAACTTCACTGACAGCCACACTGTGAATAAAGGACTCACCATACTCATAGAGGTTCTCTCTAGTATGCATGATCTGGTGCTCAACAAATTCTGAGATGACACTGAACGACCTCCCACACTCATCACATACATATGGCATTGCCCCAAAATCAATTGGCTGTGACTCGGTAAAGGAGGGGGAGCTGAGGCTGCTCAGGCTGCTCATGCTCATGGCTTTTCTCATCTCACTACCACATTCAAAGGGCTTCTTCCTGGGACAGCCTTTTTGATCGTGAATCGAGCCCTTCCCATCTGTGTCAAAATGATAGCGCCTCTTTCTTTCAAGAACTCTCTTTCTGGAAACAAGGGTTGAATTAAACCTAAAGCCTCCCCTAAATGCATTCCCTTCATAAACCCGCTGCTGGATCACTGACTCCCTCTTGTTCAATGAAATGTCCTTCCAGTTATCATCTGACATTCTGGGGAATCTCTGTGACCGGTCGCTTGACTCCCTTGCTCTTCCCGATTTGGAACTGCGTGACACATCCTTGATGAATTTTTCCATTATCACTCCGTGGGAAGATTCATCTTCACAAATCCCCCGCCGGTGGGTTGATTTTTTGGCTTCAGGCATAGTTTTTAGACCTGGAAAGAAACCCCAAATGTAAATACTCCCTAGTCCCCATAAGAAGGACAGTGGGACTTGGAGGGGTGCACCCTTCTGTGATGTTTAGGAATGCAAAGTGTAGAAGTTCCTTGATAGCATCTCACTGGTTGTGTGGCTCCTCTGTGGGATGTGCCTCCTGCTTACCTCGACTGGTGCTTGGGTAGGCACTTCTCTTGGATCTTGATGAGTGGCCCTGCGTCATGTGGGAGTGGCCATCGTCTTCAGCAAGCTGCACTCCTGGTCACAAGGACAATATGATGCCTCAAATTCAAGTTGAGGACCAAGACTCATCACCATAAATTGATCTTCATCTTTCACTGAGCCACTAAATATGAGGTGGCCCACATCTGATTCCTTGGATGTCAGAAGACATTTGCTGTCTCATTTCCCTACTATCTATTCCCTAATCCATTCTAATCTACATGTAATTCTTCTGACTCCACTCAGAAATGTGTACAAAGACCCCACATGTTCCTGAAATCAGTGCATTGTCTTTTAGTCTTCACCTTCTTGTAACCACTTTTTAAGTCCTCTTTTCCACTGGCCTTCTTCCTCTTACCTCGCGACTGCTCTTCCTCCACCCACTCCCTTGAGGCCCCATGGCCTTATAGACCTGCAGCACAGCCAACTGCCCACCACCAACTTGGGCTAGATGTCTTCCAGGAAAGTCCACATGGGAACTCAGGATCCCATCCTGAATGTCTACTTAAAAACCTCCAGTGCTACCACTCTGGAAAAAAGTATCAACTCTTGTGGCAAGAAGCATCTCCCTGCTTGTCCCCACCCTGTACAATGTATCTTTACCCAAAGCCAGAGGCATttcttaaaaacacaaattttatcatttactcTCTCATTTGAAATCTTTCAAAGATTTCTTATTACCCTTGAAGTCCAAATATATTAATGTGGACTCTAACATCCAGCTTAAAAAGGAGCAAGATGACAAAATGCTCCAATGACTGGACTGGGAGTGACTGAGAGAAGCAGCTGCTTACCGAGGGAGAGCAGCTTCCTGTAGTTTTCCATGTTGTCCTGGATTGTGTTGTGAGGTTTCCTGTCCTCAGCGAGGTCCACCACATTTTGGTATGATTCAGCATCCTAAAACAGCAAACACAGACCTCTCAATGGAGTCTGTCCCCACCGATGTTCAAAGACAGAATAATGTTGGCGACATGGGAGTTACATATATGAAGTTATATAGGAAGTGCTCACGGTATTGGGGTTCTCAGTGATCCAAGTCAAGTGTTACTAGGGACCTACGTCGTACCTACCTTGGTGCTACACTCTGAGGCAGATCCCAAAGACGCATGACACATATTCCTTGCCCTCATGCAGCTTATAATTTGGTTGGAGAGAAAAGACTCATGAAACAATTAGAgaacaataaacaataaattgGGGTACAGATAGTAAGTGCTAAATGGGTTTTGTAGAGGGACAGTTCAGGGTGGGCCTGAACAGTGTGCAAAGGTTTGTGGAGGGCAGGCGGGGCCTTAAGTGGTGGGTGAGATTATGACACATATAGAGAGGGATTGGTGGGAAAACTTAGACTAAATATCAAACAGGCACAGAGTACTCAGGGAACAGAAAGAAGACACACACATTCAGGAAGACATCTGGTCAGGATGTGACTTAAACCTCCCTCCCGGTTTCTCCATGGCATAGCATGGCTACATTGAGGGAGTCTCCAGTTTGCACAATTTCCAAATCACCCAGGAATAACTGTAAGCCCTGAGGGCATTTTTATAATTGCCTTTTCTGTCTTAATGGATATTTAcctaaaaaggaattttaaaattcctcaCATTACTGAGGAGAACCTTCTACCAGGATTCTAAAGGACCTTTGCTTATTGCCAGAGGGCCGACTAGAACTGGTTTCAGGGAGTCATGGTCCCAGGAAGAATGGCACTGAGGCTGGAGAGAGACTTGAGAAGGGAGATGGTGCTGTGGGAAGCCCACAGGCTTTGGAGCTGGACAGAGATCTGGGTCAAAGGAGGATTGCACCAATTATGAGCTATGCAGACTTGGGAACGGAAATCtttttgaacctttctttcaggttcttcacctgtaaaatggggagaagagTATCTATCTGCTTTGCAATACTGTGGGTGAGGATTTTCTGCAGTGTGATGTCTTgcttaaatattaagaaaaattatgtaaaggaaatacaaatgtcTTGATATTAAATCTACCATAGTTCTATTGCTGGGAAGAGGCATGGAGCAACATGAAAAATGTAGCAAAAAAAAGAGGACTTGCTGAATAAGCAAAGACAAAGAGGTACGGGTATCTGGGTTAAAGAGGGAAGCCTTATCCATGCACTACCTGTGTCCTGCcacaaaaaagcagaaacaacaaaaaccaagtaGGGCAAGGAAACACAGCAGAGCTTCAcagataaaattcttttttcacaTGAAAGAAAAAGCACACTTTGATTGGAAATTAAAATCTAGGCCAGTGGGCAGCCCTAAATTGGTTGTTCGCTTTGTGTTTGTAATCAACAATGACATCTTAATGCATACAAACTGCAATCAAGTTCAATGGAAAAGATGCTGTTCTGAAAACAATGCTAGTATGGCTCAATGTAGTTTTCACAACATGATCTATACATGTGAACAATTAAGAGATTTACACATGAAGCTAAAAGATGAGAGAATTTTCTGTTGTGTACACCTTCAAAATGTAATTTATGTCATTTGCTGCTGGTGTTACCACCATACTGAGTCAGTAGGAATCAGTAGCTTCCAGACTTTTAATTATGCAGACATGGGGCTCGGATGCCAATTCTTCACACATTGTCAAGGAAGggcatttaaaaagcaaaacaagacaaAGCCCAACTACCAGGACACCAGTGGCCAGGCCCACACATGCCTCCAGCCTTCTTCCTATATCCCAGCCACCTGGCCCTTGGTTTGGTTCCTATCCCACAACTTTAGCTAAGCTCTCCCTAATGCCTGGGGTCCCCTCCCCCAACACCTGACCTGGCATGCTCCTGGCTCTAAATGGCAACTGTTAATGCCTCCAAGACATTTCCCTTCAATCCAAATCAAGGCCCTTGTTACAATTTCTTGTTAACTCTCTATTTTTCCTTGAGGGCACTGAGAATGATGAGCAGTTATATACAACATTTGTGTCAATACTTATTTGTGCAACTGTCAAAAGCTTCTCAGGGCAGGGCCCCTCTCTGTGTTGCTCACTGCTGTGCCCCTCAGGGCCTAGGCCTGCTATCTGACATGGGATGGGTACTGATATGTGAAGGAAAGGAAGGCTCAGCCCAGTGGCTTCTCCCTTCTTTGAGTCCAGTCAGTGCTGGGGTCCTCCTCCACACTCCACCATGTATAAGTGACCCCTCTCCTCCTTCCTAAAAAACAAGCTCAAGGcccacattttttttcccttcatgaaTCTCCCCGGCACATGCTGCCTCTTAAACCACAACTGCCATAATTGTTAACATTTAACGgtgtgcctaccatgtgccaggtactttatgtatgtgtgtgagtgactTTTCACAGCAGCCCTGAGAACAATCACcatattcattttacagatgaggaaacttaaaTTCAGCTTATGAGTAAatggcccaaggccacacagctagcaagtagcAGAGCCAGGCTTTAAACCCAGCTCCTGTCAGCTCCAGAGCCTTTGTGCTCCCTGGCCAGTCTACTCTGCAGACCCACAGCTTTCCTGGCTCCCTCCTGAGGACCAGAAACATCTCCAGAGTCACTCTGCTTCCCTGGCCCTGTAGGGAACGGCCAATGTGACCAACCTACCAAGTGACACACATGCTGAGGGGGCAGGAGCTCCTCTGACCACATGAACGACACAGAAACAGCCAGCAGCAACCTGGGCTACTTGTCACCTAAGGGATGGACCTGGGCTCCTCCTGGAGTGCTGGGACTCTCACCCCAGCTGGACTCTAGGGGGCAGATAAACACACCATCTGGGGAAAGAAAGGTGTCTCTGCCATGAAATGAAGATGGCCTTTCTAGAAAGAGAGGAAACCTGAGCATACCTGAGATCGGGACTCATAAGCCCTGGAGTCCCTGTCGTCATCTCTGTCCATTTCAAAGCTTGTTTTCGCCACCACAGGAAGGGAAAGATCCCGCTGAGGCATCCCTGGGAAGAAAAAAGGCATCAACAAGAAGCAGGGCCCAGTCCATCCTGCAGGTCCCAGGTTTGTCCCACTCAACTATGAAGCCAGCTGGGGTGTGAGTGTATGACAGCAAGTGCCTTTCTCTTCTCTGCATTCTGTGGCAGCCTCTGAGGAGTCCCATAAAACCAGTGGCCCTACAACAACCCAgacccagggcagggccaggggccCTGCCTCATCCTTCTGCTCCCAGTCTCGGAGGTGGTTCAGATTGTGCCCAAGCTGTGTGGGTCCAGGTACAGTGCCCACTAGCCTCATCCTTCGGGCACAACCTCTGGGTCTCCCCAGCTGCAATGTGTGACAGGGAGATGGCATCAGAGACCGTCCCACAGGGTCATGGCTCTGAACAATGCCTAATGTGTTGTGAACCGTCACTAAATGTCACTCACTCCTGATATCCTTCTCCTGATCAATTTTAGGGTGCCCTGCTGCCCACAGCAGTGTTCTCCAAgtccaggaagaagaggaaatgatTTCCAGCAGTATGGACACCAACAATACACTGGTGTGATGATTGattcccttccaaatctcaggCCTGGTGCTCAGATGTGGCACTTCCCTAACACTGCAGGAAGTCATGGCAGACATTCCTAGTTAACAATATCGTTACAATGTGTTTTTCATTCTCGCCTTCTGCCTATGGCACTTCATACTAGTTTTCAATTTTTGCAGTGGCATAGTCTTTCATACAGAaacttccagtttttttttttttaatgcaccaGCTTAAGAATACTGAGCAAATAGTTTAGGTGACAACAGGTCTATGTGGCGAAACCTGTGCTGGTGGTACCGAGTGGAACTTCAAAAATACGAGCCTTGGACTAAACTTTTGGGGAAGCGGAATATACTCCAAATGGAG from Gorilla gorilla gorilla isolate KB3781 chromosome 20, NHGRI_mGorGor1-v2.1_pri, whole genome shotgun sequence encodes:
- the LOC101133547 gene encoding paternally-expressed gene 3 protein isoform X1, with the protein product MLPPKHLSSTKPKKSWAPNLYELDSDLTKEPDVIIGEGPTDSEFFHQRFRNLIYVEFVGPRKTLIKLRNLCLDWLQPETRTKEEIIELLVLEQYLTIIPEKLKPWVRAKKPENCEKLVTLLENYKEMYQPEDDNNSDVTSDDDMTRNRRESSPPHSVHSFSGDRDWDRRGRSRDMEPRDRWSHTRNPRSRMPQRDLSLPVVAKTSFEMDRDDDRDSRAYESRSQDAESYQNVVDLAEDRKPHNTIQDNMENYRKLLSLGVQLAEDDGHSHMTQGHSSRSKRSAYPSTSRGLKTMPEAKKSTHRRGICEDESSHGVIMEKFIKDVSRSSKSGRARESSDRSQRFPRMSDDNWKDISLNKRESVIQQRVYEGNAFRGGFRFNSTLVSRKRVLERKRRYHFDTDGKGSIHDQKGCPRKKPFECGSEMRKAMSMSSLSSLSSPSFTESQPIDFGAMPYVCDECGRSFSVISEFVEHQIMHTRENLYEYGESFIHSVAVSEVQKSQVGGKRFECKDCGETFNKSAALAEHRKIHARGYLVECKNQECEEAFMPSPTFSELQKIYGKDKFYECRVCKETFLHSSALIEHQKIHFGDDKDNEREHERERERGETFRPSPALNEFQKMYGKEKMYECKVCGETFLHSSSLKEHQKIHTRGNPFENKGKVCEETFIPGQSLKRRQKTYNKEKLYDFTDGRDAFMQSSELSEHQKIHSRKNLFEGRGYEKSVIHSGPFTESQKSHTITRPLESDEDEKAFTISSNPYENQKIPTKENVYEAKSYERSVIHSLASVEAQKSHSVAGPSKPKVMAESTIQSFDAINHQRVRAGGNTSEGREYSRSVIHSLVASKPPRSHNGNELVESNEKGESSIYISDLNDKRQKIPARENPCEGGSKNRNYEDSVIQSVSRAKPQKSVPGEGSGEFKKDGEFSVPSSNVREYQKARAKKKYIEHRSNETSVIHSLPFGEQTFRPRGMLYECQECGECFAHSSDLTEHQKIHDREKPSGSRNYEWSVIRSLAPTDPQTSYAQEQYAKEQARNKCKEFRQFFATSEDLNTNQKIYDQEKSHGEESQGKNTDGEETHSEETHGQETIEDPVIQSSDMEDPQKDDPDDKIYECEDCGLGFVDLTDLTDHQKVHSRKCLVDSREYTHSVIHTHSISEYQRDYTGEQLYECPKCGESFIHSSFLFEHQRIHEQDQLYSMKGCDDGFIALLPMKPRRNRAAERNPALAGSAIRCLLCGQGFIHSSALNEHMRLHREDDLLEQSQMVEEAIIPGLALTEFQRSQTEERLFECAVCGESFVNPAELADHVTVHKNEPYEYGSSYTHTSFLTEPLKGAIPFYECKDCGKSFIHSTVLTKHKELHLEEEEEEDEAAAAAAAAAQEVEANVHVPQVVLRIQGSNVEAAEPEVEAAEPEVEAAEPEVEAAEPNGEAEGPDGEAAEPIGEAGQPNGEAEQPNGDADEPDGAGIEDPEERAEEPEGKAEEPEGDADEPDGVGIEDPEEGEDQEIQVEEPYYDCHECTETFTSSTAFGEHLKTHASMIIFEPADAFGECSGYIERASTSTGGANQADEKYFKCDVCGQLFNDRLSLARHQNTHTG
- the LOC101133547 gene encoding paternally-expressed gene 3 protein isoform X2; this translates as MLPPKHLSSTKPKKSWAPNLYELDSDLTKEPDVIIGEGPTDSEFFHQRFRNLIYVEFVGPRKTLIKLRNLCLDWLQPETRTKEEIIELLVLEQYLTIIPEKLKPWVRAKKPENCEKLVTLLENYKEMYQPEDDNNSDVTSDDDMTRNRRESSPPHSVHSFSGDRDWDRRGRSRDMEPRDRWSHTRNPRSRMPQRDLSLPVVAKTSFEMDRDDDRDSRAYESRSQDAESYQNVVDLAEDRKPHNTIQDNMENYRKLLSLGLKTMPEAKKSTHRRGICEDESSHGVIMEKFIKDVSRSSKSGRARESSDRSQRFPRMSDDNWKDISLNKRESVIQQRVYEGNAFRGGFRFNSTLVSRKRVLERKRRYHFDTDGKGSIHDQKGCPRKKPFECGSEMRKAMSMSSLSSLSSPSFTESQPIDFGAMPYVCDECGRSFSVISEFVEHQIMHTRENLYEYGESFIHSVAVSEVQKSQVGGKRFECKDCGETFNKSAALAEHRKIHARGYLVECKNQECEEAFMPSPTFSELQKIYGKDKFYECRVCKETFLHSSALIEHQKIHFGDDKDNEREHERERERGETFRPSPALNEFQKMYGKEKMYECKVCGETFLHSSSLKEHQKIHTRGNPFENKGKVCEETFIPGQSLKRRQKTYNKEKLYDFTDGRDAFMQSSELSEHQKIHSRKNLFEGRGYEKSVIHSGPFTESQKSHTITRPLESDEDEKAFTISSNPYENQKIPTKENVYEAKSYERSVIHSLASVEAQKSHSVAGPSKPKVMAESTIQSFDAINHQRVRAGGNTSEGREYSRSVIHSLVASKPPRSHNGNELVESNEKGESSIYISDLNDKRQKIPARENPCEGGSKNRNYEDSVIQSVSRAKPQKSVPGEGSGEFKKDGEFSVPSSNVREYQKARAKKKYIEHRSNETSVIHSLPFGEQTFRPRGMLYECQECGECFAHSSDLTEHQKIHDREKPSGSRNYEWSVIRSLAPTDPQTSYAQEQYAKEQARNKCKEFRQFFATSEDLNTNQKIYDQEKSHGEESQGKNTDGEETHSEETHGQETIEDPVIQSSDMEDPQKDDPDDKIYECEDCGLGFVDLTDLTDHQKVHSRKCLVDSREYTHSVIHTHSISEYQRDYTGEQLYECPKCGESFIHSSFLFEHQRIHEQDQLYSMKGCDDGFIALLPMKPRRNRAAERNPALAGSAIRCLLCGQGFIHSSALNEHMRLHREDDLLEQSQMVEEAIIPGLALTEFQRSQTEERLFECAVCGESFVNPAELADHVTVHKNEPYEYGSSYTHTSFLTEPLKGAIPFYECKDCGKSFIHSTVLTKHKELHLEEEEEEDEAAAAAAAAAQEVEANVHVPQVVLRIQGSNVEAAEPEVEAAEPEVEAAEPEVEAAEPNGEAEGPDGEAAEPIGEAGQPNGEAEQPNGDADEPDGAGIEDPEERAEEPEGKAEEPEGDADEPDGVGIEDPEEGEDQEIQVEEPYYDCHECTETFTSSTAFGEHLKTHASMIIFEPADAFGECSGYIERASTSTGGANQADEKYFKCDVCGQLFNDRLSLARHQNTHTG
- the LOC101133547 gene encoding paternally-expressed gene 3 protein isoform X4; translated protein: MYQPEDDNNSDVTSDDDMTRNRRESSPPHSVHSFSGDRDWDRRGRSRDMEPRDRWSHTRNPRSRMPQRDLSLPVVAKTSFEMDRDDDRDSRAYESRSQDAESYQNVVDLAEDRKPHNTIQDNMENYRKLLSLGLKTMPEAKKSTHRRGICEDESSHGVIMEKFIKDVSRSSKSGRARESSDRSQRFPRMSDDNWKDISLNKRESVIQQRVYEGNAFRGGFRFNSTLVSRKRVLERKRRYHFDTDGKGSIHDQKGCPRKKPFECGSEMRKAMSMSSLSSLSSPSFTESQPIDFGAMPYVCDECGRSFSVISEFVEHQIMHTRENLYEYGESFIHSVAVSEVQKSQVGGKRFECKDCGETFNKSAALAEHRKIHARGYLVECKNQECEEAFMPSPTFSELQKIYGKDKFYECRVCKETFLHSSALIEHQKIHFGDDKDNEREHERERERGETFRPSPALNEFQKMYGKEKMYECKVCGETFLHSSSLKEHQKIHTRGNPFENKGKVCEETFIPGQSLKRRQKTYNKEKLYDFTDGRDAFMQSSELSEHQKIHSRKNLFEGRGYEKSVIHSGPFTESQKSHTITRPLESDEDEKAFTISSNPYENQKIPTKENVYEAKSYERSVIHSLASVEAQKSHSVAGPSKPKVMAESTIQSFDAINHQRVRAGGNTSEGREYSRSVIHSLVASKPPRSHNGNELVESNEKGESSIYISDLNDKRQKIPARENPCEGGSKNRNYEDSVIQSVSRAKPQKSVPGEGSGEFKKDGEFSVPSSNVREYQKARAKKKYIEHRSNETSVIHSLPFGEQTFRPRGMLYECQECGECFAHSSDLTEHQKIHDREKPSGSRNYEWSVIRSLAPTDPQTSYAQEQYAKEQARNKCKEFRQFFATSEDLNTNQKIYDQEKSHGEESQGKNTDGEETHSEETHGQETIEDPVIQSSDMEDPQKDDPDDKIYECEDCGLGFVDLTDLTDHQKVHSRKCLVDSREYTHSVIHTHSISEYQRDYTGEQLYECPKCGESFIHSSFLFEHQRIHEQDQLYSMKGCDDGFIALLPMKPRRNRAAERNPALAGSAIRCLLCGQGFIHSSALNEHMRLHREDDLLEQSQMVEEAIIPGLALTEFQRSQTEERLFECAVCGESFVNPAELADHVTVHKNEPYEYGSSYTHTSFLTEPLKGAIPFYECKDCGKSFIHSTVLTKHKELHLEEEEEEDEAAAAAAAAAQEVEANVHVPQVVLRIQGSNVEAAEPEVEAAEPEVEAAEPEVEAAEPNGEAEGPDGEAAEPIGEAGQPNGEAEQPNGDADEPDGAGIEDPEERAEEPEGKAEEPEGDADEPDGVGIEDPEEGEDQEIQVEEPYYDCHECTETFTSSTAFGEHLKTHASMIIFEPADAFGECSGYIERASTSTGGANQADEKYFKCDVCGQLFNDRLSLARHQNTHTG
- the LOC101133547 gene encoding paternally-expressed gene 3 protein isoform X3, which gives rise to MYQPEDDNNSDVTSDDDMTRNRRESSPPHSVHSFSGDRDWDRRGRSRDMEPRDRWSHTRNPRSRMPQRDLSLPVVAKTSFEMDRDDDRDSRAYESRSQDAESYQNVVDLAEDRKPHNTIQDNMENYRKLLSLGVQLAEDDGHSHMTQGHSSRSKRSAYPSTSRGLKTMPEAKKSTHRRGICEDESSHGVIMEKFIKDVSRSSKSGRARESSDRSQRFPRMSDDNWKDISLNKRESVIQQRVYEGNAFRGGFRFNSTLVSRKRVLERKRRYHFDTDGKGSIHDQKGCPRKKPFECGSEMRKAMSMSSLSSLSSPSFTESQPIDFGAMPYVCDECGRSFSVISEFVEHQIMHTRENLYEYGESFIHSVAVSEVQKSQVGGKRFECKDCGETFNKSAALAEHRKIHARGYLVECKNQECEEAFMPSPTFSELQKIYGKDKFYECRVCKETFLHSSALIEHQKIHFGDDKDNEREHERERERGETFRPSPALNEFQKMYGKEKMYECKVCGETFLHSSSLKEHQKIHTRGNPFENKGKVCEETFIPGQSLKRRQKTYNKEKLYDFTDGRDAFMQSSELSEHQKIHSRKNLFEGRGYEKSVIHSGPFTESQKSHTITRPLESDEDEKAFTISSNPYENQKIPTKENVYEAKSYERSVIHSLASVEAQKSHSVAGPSKPKVMAESTIQSFDAINHQRVRAGGNTSEGREYSRSVIHSLVASKPPRSHNGNELVESNEKGESSIYISDLNDKRQKIPARENPCEGGSKNRNYEDSVIQSVSRAKPQKSVPGEGSGEFKKDGEFSVPSSNVREYQKARAKKKYIEHRSNETSVIHSLPFGEQTFRPRGMLYECQECGECFAHSSDLTEHQKIHDREKPSGSRNYEWSVIRSLAPTDPQTSYAQEQYAKEQARNKCKEFRQFFATSEDLNTNQKIYDQEKSHGEESQGKNTDGEETHSEETHGQETIEDPVIQSSDMEDPQKDDPDDKIYECEDCGLGFVDLTDLTDHQKVHSRKCLVDSREYTHSVIHTHSISEYQRDYTGEQLYECPKCGESFIHSSFLFEHQRIHEQDQLYSMKGCDDGFIALLPMKPRRNRAAERNPALAGSAIRCLLCGQGFIHSSALNEHMRLHREDDLLEQSQMVEEAIIPGLALTEFQRSQTEERLFECAVCGESFVNPAELADHVTVHKNEPYEYGSSYTHTSFLTEPLKGAIPFYECKDCGKSFIHSTVLTKHKELHLEEEEEEDEAAAAAAAAAQEVEANVHVPQVVLRIQGSNVEAAEPEVEAAEPEVEAAEPEVEAAEPNGEAEGPDGEAAEPIGEAGQPNGEAEQPNGDADEPDGAGIEDPEERAEEPEGKAEEPEGDADEPDGVGIEDPEEGEDQEIQVEEPYYDCHECTETFTSSTAFGEHLKTHASMIIFEPADAFGECSGYIERASTSTGGANQADEKYFKCDVCGQLFNDRLSLARHQNTHTG